TGAATGACAATGTGGTGAAGGTGCCTGTTGTGCATACAACGGCATAAGCATCAGCAAAGTTCAGATGTCAAAGAATGGACTCACATGTATTTCTGATAGAAACAGTGCAGATACCAACTTGGTTGCGACACTACAACGTctcaaaaagcaaagactcaacatCAATTAGAGCTAGCTGATAGTGAAAAATTAAGCCACCCAATATTCAAATCCACAAATTAAGAAGCTTTATCACAACATGGTTTCCTAAAAAATGTCACCTGACTAAATCCCCACTGATAATTGTAGGTGCGTTAACAACATCTAATCGAACAACATACCTTCAGCAACCGAACACCTACGCGAGCTGCGAACTCCTTCCCGGAGAGACTGTGTGAGGTCGACGCACTGGATCTCGGTCCAATTCAAGATGCCTGCTCCTGCATCGTGTCCAGCATCTCGCATCTCGATCTGCTCTGCGGCAGTATGATGGCGGCGGCAGAGTCGATCTAGGGAAGATCCACGGGGTTGGCGGCGAGACAAGTCCGCGGTGGTgagaggaggcggcggggcgaggccgtgGTGGGGATAAGAGCCGGCGAGGCGAGGCCGTCGTGGGGATAGGAGACGGGgtgaggccgtggtggtggtggtggtggtgcggggagggggaggggggcagaAGACGTCGTGGCGGGAGAGGATGCGCCCTGCTCGAGAGAAGGCAGCCGGCGGCGTGCGCCCTGCTCCACACAAGGCGGCCGGCGGCGTGCGGCGGAGAAAGCAAAGTGAGTGTCTCTCACCGTCTCACCACGCACACATACTGTTGTGACAAAACGACTGCTCCACATTAGTGTGCAGGGAGACTGAGATACTTTGCACCAGCtgctcttttttttaattttcttttcgcCCGAAGCTCCTCATTAGTGTTCCTCTGGTTGCTCTCTTTCCTTTTGCAATGCAACCTCTGGTTTCTTTTGCGTGGCCAAATTATGTCGCCGAATGGATCATCGGCCGTGtcccttttgttttatttttaatatCTATGATCGACAACCCATTTGATGAAGGAATAATTATATGGGTTCctctcaaagaaattatgcattgACAAATTCATTTTTTTATTGATAGCCTTTTTGTTCAGTTGATTTATAATAAAAAATATGTGTTGACAAATTCAATTATTTTATTGAtagcccttttggtcatttgatttaAATTAGCGGCAAACGTTGTTCAATTCCTTTTTAATCGAGCGTGTCCGATATGACTTGTGGTTCGGTCAACATCATTTTATAATACTAATATTTTAGTATTAATATAATATTTTTGTTATTAATCATATCAAAAATTTGTAATCATCCAGGTCATCTTGTGGTCTCTGGATGTTAAATTACATGGAGTACTTCACGGGAGATAGTCTGTCTGACACTCCCGAACAGGTATAATTTGCATCCTATCATGATACTAATTATTTCGTATTTTATCATTATTTGAAAATTAAGTCTTGTTACTACTTCACTTTAGGTTCATATGACAGATTTTAGAACAAAATTAGCTATCATTTTAGTCGACTCGGAATTCAATGATGATGATATAAGAAACCGAGACTTGGATGATGATGAAACCAACACGGATCCCACCGATTGTATGATCGTCGAAAGACCTCCTAACAAACCCAAAGCATCCAACTCATCATCACAAGTTGAGCTCATCTCGCAATCATTTATCATTTCGCCGTTTGTCACTCCAACAAACGACGACTTAATGGATGAACTTTGCTTGTTCATCAGCATGGTTGATGATATCCCTTTGCTAGAGTAAGACACATTTTTCCAATTCTTTTTTTCTAATAAATTATTACTCATGTATAATTATAATTGACAGAATTCCCATTTCACAGGAGCGAATGGGTGAAAAGCTCTCAACCTTATCCTATTAGTTTGAACTTGAGACAATTAAAGAACATATTAAAGAATGATGAGTACATGGATGCTGATTGTTTTAACATGGCTGTGAGGATACTAGCATGCCACGACGTCCAGCTTGCTAGAGACGTCCCAACACACTATATGGATCTACGATTCTGTGTAAGTTATTATAATCACATTTTACAGTTTGCCTCATTCTACTCATGTTTTCTTACATTACTGTAGTCCATGTCCCAGTATGCACGAGTCCCCAAGTCATCATGATGGTATGGACATTGCTATGTTGGCACAACTATTTGATAGCTGGCCTAATAGCAACGAGTATCATATCTCAGAATGTGATACGGTAAGATTTCAATTCAAAGTCATTGTTTATTTGGTCCTAATAAATGATAATGATTGATGCGTCATTGCAGATTTTATTGCCTTGTGATATTCTTGGACTATTTTTGTTGTTCATCTTGGACCAACAAAAAAAAGTTGTTTCTATTTTGGACCCGCTTTCAATACCTACTTTTGGAAAGCATATACTTAAAACTATGGTCAACGATCTAAACCTTGCACTTCAAACTGCAAACCCTGCCTTTAAGGACGACATTTTGAAATGGGGATGCAAAGTTCCTGTTGTTCCCACAAATCCATACGGGTAAGAATATTGTCAATACATCACACTCTTAATTGATTCATTCAACTCACATGTAACATTTTATACATGCAGTCCCCTATCTGGTTATTTGATTTTCAATTTAATGCACTCATGGCATGATGGAACACTACATTTTCCAGTACCCAAGGTAAGTATTTCACACCATGCTCATTTCTACACACGTTAGTCATGTTTTTTTCTAATAACAATGTTATATAATGCATATGTAGGATGATTTTGAACTGAGGAAGCGCTTTTTggttcatattttgaagtatgaagAAAATGAAGTTCTAAACAATATCCCAGTCTTAGAACGAAGCATTATAGATCGAATCAAAAGATGGACCTTCCAGGATCATCATCAAATGATGATTACTAGATAATGTTGCTTAGTTGTTATTTTTAAGTATTTTTGTAATAAGTAACAATTACAATACATTTATGTGATCGTTAATTTTATGTGAAGACATGTGTATTGGTCGTGTGTTACATGCACGAGTTTTTTCATTTTTGTATTTTGAATTTTGGAATCACAACATTTCAACAATGAAAATCTTTCACCGTCAAACAAGACCTATGACTTAATCTAAAATAAATTATTACATTAAAAATTGAGTATGACAGCACATTTAAATGTTTTGGTACAACAATACAAAAGTTCATGTTTTTATTTTAGTTTATTAggatacgtgcgttgcacgtgcacgcttactagtataggttttttttttgaggatcacACGGTCATTTTATTGCTCTATAACAGGAAGTACAATAGAGGGATCCCATGGCTGGAGTAGCCATAGGAATCGACCATGTTCGAGTGATAAAACACTTTTCACAAGATTGTGAGCTTCTATGTTTGTTGCTCTACCCTCGTGCACAAAATTAACATTAAGAAAATGTCTCGATCGCACCTTAATCTCCGTAAGAACCGAGCTATACTCGCATCTACTACCTTCATTGATGTTCTTGATAACTGTGGAAGCATCACATGCGATAATAACTTTCTGAATGTTTAAATCCTCCGCCAAAGTCAGCGCTTCACAGCATGCTATTGCTTCAAGAGTTGCTGGATCGGTGCAATTGTTCAATACCCTCGCTGAAGACCCCAGGTACTTCCCTGTATCATTCCTGCATATGACGGCAGCTGCTCCCTTTGATCCTATCTTGTTTGTACCACCATCAACATAAATTTTGGCCCAGCCCTccggcggtggcctccatctcggcACTGCTGCTTGTAGATTTGGAGCAGCTTTATCCAGTTTTGTGTTCACCATTTGAAGGTCGGCAATGAGACTGGTAACAAAACCATGAATAGTCACCGGGCTTTGGTAGATAGATTCATGAATTGCCTTTCGGCGCGCACCCCAGATCGCCCAAAGTGTCAATAAAATTTTGATGAATTCTTCATGTGTTgtagtctccatcatgtggaacagCCACTCCTTCGCATCCGAGCAAGAATTCATGCACATGTGCTCTATGAGGGATTCATCAAGTAATGCCCAAACACAACGTGACATGGTACAATCTATTAACGAATGTCTCCAAGAGTCATTCTCTGCTTGACAAATAACACATCGAGGGCTAGTGGCCATTTTCCGATGATGCATCTCTGAGCCCGAAGGGAAAGAGTGTTGTGCGAGCCGCCAAACAAAGACTCGCACTTTAGATGGTACCTTGATCTTCCATAGTTGTGACCATGCCTTTTCCGCCCTGTTCGAACTAGTGCTTGGTCTGCCTTCAAGCCAATCTTCCCTAACTTTTTTTATGTCATGTAGGAGCGCATCGCATAGGAGTCCACACGACTGGGCTGGCCCATTGGGGCTAAGCGAGCTGTGTTTTGTAGCAGCGAGGTAAAAATCCCAAAAATGCAGTGCACATGCTAGGAATAAAACTCGACCTCCAATACTAAACGCGTGCTACCAGCCACTGGAACTAATAGCTACTGGTGATTGATGggaagcccaaaatatttaagaaagCACTGCATCGTCAAAATTTGCCACAGTTTTGGAAAATTCGAAACCTTTCCTTGAAAATGGTGAACAATTTTGAACTTCTCAATATTTTTTGAAAACCTTAAATATGAAAAAATTGGAAACATGATTTTTTAAATGCTGGACAGATTTTTAATGCAATTTAAAAAAACACGAATAGgttttgaaaacacaaacaatttttgaaagcatgaattgcattgaaaatatgAACGTTGTTTGAAACTCCAAGGAACATTTGGAAAAAAAGCAAATATAGTTCGGAcctatgaacaatttttgaaactctgaacaaaaatttgaaaacacaatcattttttcaaatacacaaacattttttgaagttGTGAACATATTTATGAAATCAAAAATAAATTGAAATGGGTGAAGTtttttaaaaaggaaaaaaataaataaaatgaaaaaagcagaaaaacgaaAAATAAAGAAATGAAAGACTAAAAGAAATGCATACAAGAACATATAAAAACGTATAAGAGAAAAGATATAGATAATACCCAGTTCTAGGAGACAGTTCGACACAACCAGCGATGAATATATGCCAATCTTTATTTTCGGCTAGCTTTGTTTCTGGCTAGAAATCGGTTTGGTGAGTCCGACTCCGGCCCGAATCCGTCCACTTGCGTGTTTATAAATCAGCCCCCCATCCATCATCACAATTCACAAGCGAGAAGGCGAGCGGAACGAGTTGGAGACGGCAGATCTTCTGGAAGGCATCGTCCACCGAAAGCTGCACCTGGGACGTGAACTCGATGGCTTCTGGCGGCGATgacgcggcggcggcgcagtgCCCGATCTGCATGGAGGAGCTGGTGGCCGACGCCGGCGCCGCGGCCAACAGAAGCGGAATCGTCAGGAGATTGCCCGGCTGTTCACACGCTTTCCACGAAAGATGCATCACGGAGTGGCTCCGCGGGGCGGCGACGTGCCCATGCTGCCGGCGCGACATGACGGCGTACAAGGTGACCACGGCCGCGTCCTCGCCGGAGACAGCCGCGGCGGTTGCGCGGCCCATCCGGCGCCGTCGTCGACAACGCCGTACCGCTCCGTACACGCCCCCGGGGGTCACTTACATCCCCGTAGTACTGAATCGGGTGCGCGATGGACCGTTGTTCCGGCGTGTGGCCTCTGTCGACACCCACTGATGAGATCGGCACGAGCATGTTCGTGCACTGTCCCTGTACTGCACTGCACAGCACGGCAGTTTGTTTCTCGTGGCCAGCTAGATCTTCCGGTGGAGAAGGATGATTTCAGGTCTAGATCTTCCGGTGGAGAAGGATGATTTCAGGTCTCGACAATGTAATGTGGTGTAGTTGAAACATTGTTCAGAATCAAACTGAATTCGTGAAAGTGCCATATGTCGCTCTGCTTTTTTGAACTGAATAAACACATTGTACAGATGATGGCCGATCTGTTTTGCTACGGACAAGTTCCTTTCCTTGGATACCGATGAATGTGGATTTGCGGTATTTTTCTTTAAATGACATACTTGGCAATTTTTAAGAGAGCCTGTAGACGGACCACGGCCTGCATCATTTGTAgtgtagaaaa
The Triticum dicoccoides isolate Atlit2015 ecotype Zavitan chromosome 3A, WEW_v2.0, whole genome shotgun sequence genome window above contains:
- the LOC119272890 gene encoding uncharacterized protein LOC119272890, whose amino-acid sequence is MHESPSHHDGMDIAMLAQLFDSWPNSNEYHISECDTILLPCDILGLFLLFILDQQKKVVSILDPLSIPTFGKHILKTMVNDLNLALQTANPAFKDDILKWGCKVPVVPTNPYGPLSGYLIFNLMHSWHDGTLHFPVPKDDFELRKRFLVHILKYEENEVLNNIPVLERSIIDRIKRWTFQDHHQMMITR